A genomic stretch from Coffea arabica cultivar ET-39 chromosome 10c, Coffea Arabica ET-39 HiFi, whole genome shotgun sequence includes:
- the LOC140015864 gene encoding uncharacterized protein has protein sequence MIDIFAALHYSEERQVTFAVFQLEGPARSWWNIIRTKWEREQTPRTWTNFVREFNAKYFPPLFQEKKEDEFIRLRQGTQSVAEYESQFTRLSKFAPELIVTEQRRARRFLQGLNVEIQKDLAVAQITTFSDAVEKALRSENARLQVRNFQNRKRGAAGSSSTQGDKGTPPKFGRGAGGGRFLLWETKPHRGRLLEKTEQVLTLRECRAPARQLSNPSPRRERNYTDVQGYLKSITGGGSQTKGACTCILYRTTPVPDSAEVVEGTIPVFYRLARILIDPGATHSFVNPEFMCGIDINPVILPYELEVSTPTGDQCLISSKMYSDCEIWVGERKLVGNLISLAIKGYDVILGMDWLARYDAQLDCKRKIVEFRIPGEATLKLDVRGSLASSAMISGFRARKFLSRGAQGFLAFLINTPADKLKIEDVPVVSEYPDVFPDELVNLPPEREIEFEVNLCPGASPISKTPYRMAPAELKELKLQLQDLLERGFIHESGSPWGAPVLFVKKKDGTLRLCIDYRGLNNVTIKNKYPLPHIDELFDQLQGAEVFSKLDLRQGYYQLLIRKEDVPKTVFNSRYGHYEFAVMPFGLTNAPAAFMDLMHRIFKPYLD, from the exons atgatagaCATTTTTGCCGCCCTACATTACTCGGAGGAGAGGCAAGTGACTTTTGCGGTCTTTCAACTCGAAGGGCCCGCTCGCTCTTGGTGGAACATTATTCGGACAAAATGGGAGCGAGAACAGACGCCAAGGACATGGACGAATTTTGTACGGGAATTCAATGCCAAGTACTTTCCGCCATTGTTTCAGGAGAAAaaggaggacgaatttattcgtCTACGCCAAGGCACGCAATcggtggccgaatatgaaagcCAATTCACGCGTTTATCCAAGTTTGCCCCTGAGCTCATTGTGACGGAACAAAGAAGGGCGAGGCGTTTCCTTCAAGGACTTAATGTAGAAATCCAAAAGGATTTGGCCGTAGCCCAAATCACCACTTTCAGTGATGCTGTTGAGAAAGCATTACGATCCGAGAACGCAAGGCTTCAGGTGAGGAATTTCCAGAATAGGAAACGTGGAGCTGCTGGGAGTAGCTCAACCCAAGGGGATAAGGGCACCCCTCCTAAGTTTGGAAGGGGAGCTGGAGGGGGACGGTTT CTTCTGTGGGAAACCAAACCACACAGAGGACGACTGCTGGAGAAAACAGAACAAGTGCTTACGCTGCGGGAGTGCAGAGCACCGGCTCGCCAGTTGTCCAATCCAAGCCCGAGACGTGAAAGGAACTACACCGACGTCCAAGGCTACCTCAAGTCAATCACGGGTGGAGGGAGCCAAACCAAAGGTGCCTGCACGTGTATACTCTATCGAACAACTCCAGTTCCTGACTCGGCTgaggtagtggaaggtacgattcctgtcttTTACCGCCTAGCtagaattttgatagaccctggaGCCACCCATTCTTTTGTTAACCCTGAGTTTATGTGCGGAATTGATATAAACCCTGTTATTCTTCCCTATGAGCTggaagttagtactcctacgggggaCCAATGTTTGATTTCTAGCAAGATGTACTCGGATTGTGAGATTTGGGTAGGTGAGCGGAAGTTAGTGGGAAATCTGATAAGTTTAGCCATAAAGGGATACGATGTAATATTAGGCATGGATTGGTTGGCTCGATACGATGCCCAACTGGATTGCAAGAGGAAAATAGTAGAATTCCGTATTCCTGGGGAGGCAACTTTGAAGTTAGATGTGAGGGGTAGTCTAGCCTCATCTGCTATGATATCGGGTTTTCGAGCTAGAAAATTTTtgagtagaggggcgcaaggattcctagcttttcttataAACACCCCTGCCGACAAATTGAAAATAGAAGATGTTCCAGTAGTGAGTGAATAccctgatgtttttcctgacgagTTAGTAAATTTGCCTCCAGAAAGAGAAATTGAGTTTGAAGTTAACCTTTGCCCAGGGGCTTCCCCTATTTCCAAAACTCCTTACCGAATGGCACCTGCGGAACTCAAAGAGTTGAAATTACAGTTGCAAGACCTTCTAGAGCGAGGGTTTATCCACGAGAGTGGATCACCTTGGGGGGCACCTGTTctctttgttaaaaagaaggacgggACCTTGAGGCTATGTATCGATTACCGAGGGTTGAACAAcgtgaccattaagaataagtacccccTACCTCACATCGATGAGTTATTTGATCAATTACAAGGTGCGGAGGTCTTTTCAAAACTAGATCTTCGACAGGGGtattaccagttgttgattagaaaaGAAGATGTGCCTAAAACCGTCTTCAATTCTCGGTATGGGCACTACGAATTTGCCgtgatgccttttggactgaccaatgcccctgctgcTTTCATGGACCTCATGCATCGAATTTTCAAACCTTATCTTGACTGA